From one Sphingobacteriales bacterium genomic stretch:
- a CDS encoding isoprenyl transferase has protein sequence MTNDLKSQIDKGKMPRHIAIIMDGNGRWAKEQNKSRLYGHRYGVKTVRRIVEASREIELEYLTLYTFSTENWKRPKQEVSGLMNLLVQTIRKELNELHKNNISIRVIGELEKVPPETLNEVLKAVEKTKDNDGLKLIMALSYGSRWDIVEASKRIISDACQGKLQAADFNEKLFKSYLSTADFPDPELLIRTSGEYRISNFLLWELAYSELYFTPKKWPEFTKEDFFEAIIDFQKRERRFGRVSEQIKR, from the coding sequence ATGACAAATGATTTAAAAAGTCAGATTGATAAGGGAAAAATGCCAAGGCATATTGCCATCATTATGGACGGCAATGGCCGGTGGGCAAAGGAACAAAACAAATCAAGATTATACGGACACCGTTATGGCGTTAAAACAGTCAGAAGAATTGTGGAAGCCTCACGGGAAATAGAGCTGGAATATCTGACACTTTATACCTTTTCAACTGAAAACTGGAAAAGACCAAAACAGGAAGTCAGCGGACTGATGAACCTGCTCGTTCAAACCATCAGAAAAGAACTTAACGAACTCCATAAAAACAATATTTCTATCCGGGTAATCGGTGAACTTGAGAAAGTACCCCCCGAAACCCTGAATGAAGTGTTAAAAGCTGTTGAAAAAACGAAAGATAACGATGGCTTAAAACTTATCATGGCATTAAGTTATGGTTCACGTTGGGATATAGTTGAAGCCAGTAAAAGAATTATATCTGATGCCTGTCAGGGAAAACTTCAGGCTGCTGATTTCAATGAAAAACTATTTAAAAGCTATCTTTCAACAGCAGATTTTCCTGACCCTGAACTACTGATCAGAACCAGTGGAGAATACCGCATCAGCAATTTTTTACTCTGGGAATTAGCTTATTCAGAATTATATTTTACGCCTAAAAAATGGCCTGAATTCACAAAAGAGGATTTTTTTGAAGCAATTATTGATTTTCAGAAGCGGGAAAGGCGATTTGGCAGAGTTAGTGAGCAAATAAAACGGTAA